A segment of the Streptomyces sp. L2 genome:
GCTGTCGATGCTGTGCAGCAGCTTCGGCTCCGGGCCCCGGCCCGAGGGGGTGACGATTCCGGGTACGTCGTCCAGGCCGCCGTCCCGCAGCGCCGCGAGGAGGGCGAAGATGCCCGGCTCGCCCTCGCCGCGCAGGACCGCGTCGAGGTTCCCCTCGGCCTGTACGAGCACGTCCTCCGCCACGAAGGACACGCTGTGCCCGCCGAAGAAGACGAAGCAGTGCGGGGCGTCGCGCTTGGCCGCGCGGGCGATGTCGATGGCCTCGGGGATGTTGGCGAGGTAGTTCAGGGAGATGCCGAGGGCGTCCGGCCGGAAGGAGGCGAACTCGCGGGCCAGTTCGTCGATGCCGGTGACCTGGAGGTCCACGATCCTGACCTCGTGCCCCTCCGCCCGCGCCGCACCGGCCACCCGCTCCAGGCCGAGTGGCTCCAGACGCAGGAAGATCTCCGAGTACAGCAGGGCGCTGGGGTGGACGAGCAGCAGGCGCATGGTGACCTCGGCGACGTAGGGACGGGGGGCGAGGGACGGGGGCGAGGGCTGTACGAGGGGTGTGCGAGGGATACCGGTGACGCCGGGGGCCGGGCACACCGGACGTGCCGGGGGTGCGGGCGTACCGGGGTTGCACGGCCGCGTGCACCTGCTTCACACGCGCTCGGCGCCGCACCCGAGGGCCGGTCCCGGCACCCTCATCCTCACCGCCCTTCGCCACCGGCGCCGGTCAGCGCGTCCGGACGAGTGAGAGCCGAGGGTCAAAAGAGCAGAGGGGCGGTGTGTCACACCCGCCTCGTCCGCTCAAGCCGAGCGCTTGCGGGACGACGTCGTCTTCTTGGCCGCTGTCTTCTTCGCCGCCGCCTTGGCGGTCGGCGTCGCCTTGGCAGCCGACTTGGCGGTGGACTTGGCGGCCGGCTTGGCCGTGGAGCCGCCGGTGGACTTGGCCGTGGACATCGACGAGGAGGACCTCGCCGCCGTCTTCTTCGCGCCCCGTTCCGGCTTGGCCGCCGTCTTCTTGGCGCGCGCCGCGGGGGCCGCCTTCTTGCGGGCCGTCTCCTTCGCTGCGGAGCGGCCCGCGTGCAGGCGTCTGACCTCGGCCCCCTCCTCCGGCTCAGGCTGCTCATGCTCCGGCTCCGCGCCGCCGCGCGACTCGCGGGCCGCGCGCACGCTGTTCTCCAGGGCCGCCATCAGGTCGAGGACCTTGCCGCCGGTCGCCGGCGCGGGGCTCTCCGGCGGGGCCTCGCCCGCCGCCTTCGCCGCGATGACCTCCTCCAGCGCCTCGCGGTACTCGTCGTGCAGCTCGGTCAGGTCGACCTCGCCGAGCGTGTCCATCAGGGCGTCCGCGAGGTCGAGTTCCTTGTCGCGGACAGTGACGTCGGCGTCCGGGGCGACGCCCTCGGGGGCGCGGACCTCGTCGGGCCAGAGGAGTCCGTGCATGGCGATGGCCTCGCCGACCACCCGCAGCATGCCCAGGCGTTCCCGGCCGCGCAGCGCGTACTTGGCGATGGCGACCTTGTTGCTGCGCTTGAGAGCCTCACGAAGCAGGGTGTACGGCTTCGCCGCGGGCGCGCCGCTCGCCGCCAGGTAGTAGGCGGCGCCCATCTGGAGGGGGTCGATCCGGTCGGCCGGTACGAAAGCGACGATCTCGATGGTGCGCGCGGTGGGGATCGGCAGGTGGGAGAGGTCCTCGTCGGTGATCGGGATCATCGAGCCGTCGGCGTCCTCGTACGCCTTGCCGATCTCGGCCTGGGTGACCTCGCGGTCCTCCAGTTCGCAGACCTTGCGGTAGCGGATGCGGCCGTTGTTCTCCGGGGGTCCCAAATATGTTGCGTGACGTTGCAGTGTGCTTCGTCGTTGAGGGTGCTGCGATGGTTCTCTGGGGGTGTTGCTCTGTGGTGGACCGTTGCGGTCTGTCCGTGGAGCAAGGAGATCAAGAGGTGCGTGCTTTCCCGGTCCGGATGCCGTCCGGTGCTGCGTACTGGACAGTGGTCGATGCCGACGTGCAGGTGGTGAACGAAGCCGACCGGTATCTGCGGGGTCTCAGGTTGGGCAAGGACCGCGCCGAGTCGACGACGAAGGCGTACGCCGGAGCGATCGCGCTGTTCCTGCGCTGGTGTACGGCTACAGGGCGGGACTGGCGTACAGCCGCCCGCGATTTGAGCTCCTTCATCCTCTGGCTGAAATGGCAACCGGCTGGGGCGGAGGGGCAGGCGACGGTCGTACCAGGGCCCGGCGGGAAGCCCGCCCGGGATGCACGCCGGATCAATGGCGTGCTCACAGCCGTTCGCGGCTTCCTGGCCCACGCGGTGACGGAGCGAGAAGTCCCGGGCTGGGTGCTGGAGCAGCTCTACCAGCTCGGCGACAGCTTGGACCTCCCCCTTCAGGCGCAGTCGGAAGATGGCAGGCTCCGCTACCGGCTCCAGGCTCAGCATCGCCTGCCGGAGGCTGAGAAGGCCGTGGATCGGGCCAGCGATGCGGAGATCGTGGCGATGTTCCGGGCCTGTCGCTCGGCACGCGACAGGTTGCTGATCCTGTTGCTGTCCCGGGTGGGTCTTCGCCGCGGGCAGGCTGCGGGCCTGCGTCGGGGCGACGCTCACCTGCTCGTTGACTCGACCACTCTGGGATGCCGCCTGGAAGGCGCTCACCTGCATGTCGTACGGCGGCAGAATCCGAACAACGCCTGGTCGAAGTCCCGCCGTCCCGTGGCGTTGCCTGTGGATTTCCTGGTGGTGCAGGCATTCGACCACTACGTATTGGAGCGGCACGATCGGCTCGGGCCGGAGGGCAGTGATTTCCTGCTGGTGAACCTCTTCCGTGAACCGTTGGGATCGCCGATCACACCTGATGCGATCGGCGAGACCGTGGAGGCCCTGGCCCGTCGTGCCGGGCTGGACCGCAAGGTCACCCCACACATGATGCGGCACGCTTTCGCCAGCAATGTCGCGGACTCCGGCGGCTCGTTGGACGAGATCCAGTCTCTCCTGGGCCATAAGCACCCGGACTCGGCTCGTCCCTACCTGCACCCCGCGCAGTCCCGGTTGCGCGAGGCGATCAGCCGCGTTCCCTCGCCGAGGGATCTGGGCAAGGAGTCGGGTCGATGACGCTCAGCGTGGTCCGCACCCAGCCTCTCGGGCAGGAGGTGGGAGAGGACGGTGCCGCGGCCCTGTGGGCGGCGGTGGACCTGGAGTTCCTGGCCCTCTTCGACTGGTCTCCGGAGACCGGTGTGCTGTTCTTCCCCGCGGATCACCCGCTGTTGGGCACACCGCTGTGCCGAGTGAAGGGCTGCGTGCAGACCAGTGTCACCAGGCACTTGTGTTCCGGCTGCCGATTCCGGTGGAGGCAGGCGGGGAAGCCCCCGCTGGAGGAGTTCGCCGACATGGACCGCGGCTACTGGCGGCAGGTCGGGGTCGAGGACTGCTCGGTGTCCGGATGCCGGCGGCCGTTCTCGTCTTGGCGGCGGCCATTGTGCTCAACTCACCTCGCGCAGCTCAAGCGCCGGGGCGTGACTCTGGAGGAGTTCCTCGCCCTCGACGATGTCGTCGCACTGCCCGCGTTCGGCCCCTGCGAAGTCGCTGCCTGCCACCGGTACCGGGACGGCGTATCTCCGTACTGTCACGCCCACCGGGAGCGCTGGCGGAACGCTGTCGCCCGCGGACGGAGCACGGAGGACGAGGAGCTGTGGCGGCGCACAACAGCTCCCGTGTCCGCGAACCACGAGGTCAGCCTGCGCGGACTGCCCGATCGTGTGGTTGCGGAGATCCTCTACGGAGTTCAGGCCCGAACACGCGAAGGAATCCACACCACGCAGTTCCTGCTCCGCAATCTGACCAATCGTCTCCGCGAACTCCAACTGCCCTCGCTGACAGCAGTGGACCCGGCACATGTCTCCCGGGGTACGCGCGGACTCTGCGGCAGCCTGGTCACCCTCGTGGGTCGGTTCGGACTGACGCCGGAGGGCGAGCGGGGCAAGGACGTGTGGAACGGTGCCGCGTTCGGACACTCCGGGCATCTGCGTTTCACCGCGATCCACCAGTCCTGGCTGAGGACCGCGGCCAAGGAATGGGCGTTGTTCTCCCTGCCTCAGCGGCGTGGCAATGTCATGAGCAGCATCCAGGACATCCTCAACGCGTTCGCCCTTCTGTCCGAGAGCCTGAGGCTTCAGCGCGAGGATCACGGCGATGACATCCGCGCGCTCAGCCGCCGGGACATCACCGCGTTCACCAACCGTCTGGCCTTCCTGCACCACAGCGGGGAGATTTCAGTGCACAGACGGGTCGTGGTCGTCCGCTACGTCCGTGCCCATCTCGCCCGCATGCGGTCACTGGGACTGACCCGGCCCGGTCAGCCGCTGCACGGGCTGCCGGATGACTTCGCGATCCTCGCGGAAGACGTTCCCGACGACCCCGAAGACGCAGAAGCCGGCAAGGACCTCCCTGCCGAGATCATGCGGCAGATCTGCGAGCAGTTGCCCTCCCTCGTCGGCCAGGCCCGGAACGGCAACGAGAACCGAGTGGCCGTCGAACTGCTCATCGACACCGGGAGACGGCCTCAGGAGATCTGCCAGCTGCGCTGGGACTGCCTCAAGCAGGACGCCGACGGGCAGCACGTGCTGATCTACGACAACTACAAGGCCAACCGCCACGGGCGCCGACTGCCGATCTCCCAGGCCACGGCAGGAGTGATCACCAGACAGCAGGAACTGGTCCGCGCCGACTTCCCAAGCACACCGACCGACCGGCTGGTGCTGCTGCCCACGCGGGTGGCCAGCCCTCACGGCCTCAAGCCCATCACACCGGGATGGCTCTCCGGCCGCCACCGCGAGTGGGTACGGTCCCTGCCCGAGTTCCTGGTACACACTCGTGTCGAGATGGACGGTCTGCCGGTCACCAAGATGGTGCCCTTCGACAAGTCCAAGATCTTCCTTTACGCATACCGGCACACCTACTGCCAGCGACACGCGGACGCCGGGGTCGCCGTCGACGTTCTCAGGGCGTTGATGGATCACCGGCGTCTGGACACCACTCAGGCCTACTACCGTGTCACCGAAGAACGGCGCCGCGAGGCCGTGGACCGTGTCACCGAGATGCAGTTCGACCGACACGGCAAGCGTATCTGGCGGCAGGCCAAGGCACTGCTCGACTCCGAGCACGCCCGTCGGGCCGTCGGCGAGGTCGCCGTCCCTTACGGCGTCTGCACCGAGCCATCGAACGTGGCAGCGGGTGGACACGACTGTCCCGTCAGATTCCGCTGCGTGGGCTGCGGTCATTTCCGTACCGACGTCTCCTACTTGCCCGATCTGGAGGCCTACCTCGCGGACCTGCTGCGCAACCGCGAGCGGATCGCCGCCGCGCTGGACGCGGACGACTGGGCCAAGGCCGAGGCGATGCCGTCGGACGAGGAGATCAGCCGCGTGAGACGGCTCATCAAGCGGGTCAAGGAAGGCCTGGACGATCTCGACGCGAGCCAGCGCGCCGAGGTCGAGGAGGCCGTCTCCGTGGTCCGCCGCGGGCGGCAAAGCGTGCTGCTGGGGATGCCTCGGGTCCGCCAGCCTCTTCCCGATCTGCGTCCAGAAGGGCAACTGTGACCAGCAAGAACAGTCTCCCCATGGCCGAAGGACGACGAGGCGACTCAGCACGCCGACGGCAGCGAGTCGAGAACGCCATCAGAGCCGCGGTCAAGGACGGCGGAGAGATCACCGCATCCAGCATCGCCCGAACCGCCGGAGTCGACCGATCCTTCCTCTACCGCCACCGTGATCTGCTGCAACTCGTCCATACCGCGGCAACAGCGCCGTCGTCCAGCCAAGGCCCCGCCCAGGTCAGCAGGGCCTCCCTGCAAGCCGACCTGGCGAACGCCCTGGAGCGCACCGCCCGGCTCACGGCCCGCGTCCGGCAGCTGGAGAACCGGCTCTCCCAACAGCTCGGTGAAAAGGCCTGGCGCGACTCCGGCCTCGGAGCGCCCACCGACATCGACAACCTCCAGCGGCAGGTCACCACTCTGGAACAGCGCGTGGTGGACCTCCAAGGCCAACTCGAAGACCGCGCCGAGGAACTACAGGCCGCACGTGCAGCCAACCGGGAGCTGACCCGAACCCTCAACCAGAACCACCACTGACCGCTCCACTCCGAACCGTCCAGGTGGCGCCTGCCGGGATGCGATCAGCGGCAGACGGAGGTGCCATGGGCTAACAGGAGGTGGGAAGGCCATGGCCCGAGCGGTCTGGAGCGGTGCTCTCTCATTCGGGCTCGTCGCCCTGCCGGTGCAGCTGTTCACGGCGACGGAAAGCCACACGATCCGATTCAACCAGCTCCAACGCGGAACGTCGGACCGAGTGCGCAACAAGCGAGTCAACGAGCGCACCGGCGAGGAAGTCCCTATGGAGGAGATCGTCAAGGGCTTCGACATAGGGGACGAATACGTGGTCGTCGAGCCCGGCGAACTGGACGAGATCGCCCCTGGCCAGTCCAAGTCGATGGAGATCACCGGGTTCGTCGACCTGGACCAGGTCGAGCCGGTCTTCTTCGACAAGACCTACTACCTGGCGCCCAAGGGCAAGGAGTACGCCAAGGTCTACGCACTGCTCCACAGCGCTCTTGCCCAGGCGAACAAGGTCGGTATCGCCACCGTCGTCATGCGCAACCACGAGTACCTGGTCGCCGTGAAGGCAGAAGGCGATGTCCTGGCTATGCACACCATGCACTGGGCGGACGAGGTCCGCGATCCGCACCGGGAGATCGGGAGCCTCCCGGAGGAGACGCAGGTCGCCGACAAGGAGCTTCAGACGGCGGTGCAGTTGGTCGAGGCAATGAGCATCGACTGGAATCCGGAGGAGTACCACGACACCTACCAGGAGAAGGTGCTCCAGCTTGTGGAGGCCAAGCGCACCGGTCAGACGGTGGAGAAGGGCGAGTCGGCACCGCGCTCCACCAACGTCATCGACCTCATGGATGCGCTGCGTGCCAGCGTCGAGCAGGCCGAGACGACAAGGGAAGGAGGCGGGAAGGGGCCACAGAAAGCCACAAGCACCAGCCCTCCTACACCGTTGAAGACAGCGGCTGAGAGACGCGCGGGCCGTTCGGCAGGAAAAGCGGCGCAGTCCTCGAAGGTTTCGGAGCTGGAAGGAATGAGTAAAGCCGAGCTCTACCAGCGCGCCTCCGAGGCCGACATTCCCGGTCGTTCTTCGATGACCCGCGGGGAACTACTCAAAGCCCTCAGCGGCAAGAAAGGGCGGCGCACCGCACGAGCTTCCTGACGCAGGGTCTCGGGGCGGTAGCCCCGCCAGGACCAACCACGGCAGGGACGCGCTCCAGATCGTCGGAGTCGACGCCTGCAGAGACTTTCGCGTGGCTTGCGAACCCACCATCCACCACAGTTGTTGCAGTTGACATACCCAGAACAGCCGCTCCGACCTGCACCAACACCGTTCTCACCGCACCTGAACGCCTCTCACCCCCCAGAGAACCCATGTCCTCGGTGTGGACCTGGCGGAAGGCGATGGCGTGGCTCTCGGTGGCGTTCACCAGCTTGATCGGGATGCTGACGAGACCGAAGGAGATGGCGCCGTTCCAAATGGATCGCACGTTCCGACCCTTTCCTGCCGATATATACTGTTACATCACTAATTCTCTGAGATTGTCATCCTATGATGCCTATCACAGAGGTGGAGGGGCGCCGGGTCCCGCTGAGCAACCTGGAGAAGGTGCTGTATCCGGCGACCGGCTTCACCAAGGGGGAGCTGCTGCACTACTACGCGACGACCGCCCCCGTCCTGCTGCCGCACCTGCGCGACCGGGCGTTGTCGTTCCTGCGGTATCCGGACGGGCCGGACGGGCAGCTGTTCTTCGCGAAGAACGTGCCGCCGGGTACGCCCGAGTGGGTCATGACGGCTGAGGTCCCCCGGTCGGAGGGGCCGGCCCGGATGGTGGTGGTGCGGGATCTGGCGAGCCTGGTGTGGGCGGCGAACCTGGTCACCGAGTTCCACACGCACCAGTGGCTCGTGCGGTCCCCGGACGAGGCCGACCGGCTGGTCTTCGACCTCGACCCCGGGGCGCCCGCGACGATCGTGCAGTGCTGCGAGGTCGCGCTGTGGCTGCGCGAGCGGCTCGCCGCGGACGGGATCGAGGCGTACGCCAAGACGGCCGGGTCGAAGGGCCTGCATCTGCTGGCGGCGGTGCGCGGGGGCTCGTCGGAGGAGACGTCGGAGTACGCGAAGGCGCTGGCGATGGAGGCGGAGCGGGCGATGCCCCGGCTCGTGGTGCACCGGATGACGAAGAGTCTGCGGCCGGGCAAGGTGTTCGTCGACTGGAGCCAGAACGCGGCTCGCAAGACCACGGCGGCGCCGTACACCGTGCGGGCCCGGCGGACCCCGCTGGTGTCGGCGCCGGTGACCTGGGAGGAGGTCGCGGACTGCGGGGCACCGGCCCAGCTGGAGTTCGTCGCCGAGGACCTCGCGCCGCGGATCCAGGACTACGGGGACCTGCTGGCCCCGCTGCTGGACCCCAAAGGGGCGGCACGGCTGCCGTGAGCGGACCGGCTGCCGTGAGCGGACCGACCGGCGTGAGGCGAGGGCCGAGCCTGAAGCGAGGCGGGGAGAAGCGACGCGGGGAGAAGCAAGGCCGGAAGACCCTACGCCCACGTGTTCCGGTCGCGTGCCATCGCGTGCAGCGCCTCCACGTCCGCCGGTTTCAGCACGGCGCCCAGCCCGGTCAGCCCCGGCAGCTCGGTGTCCCGCAGGACGTGCAGGGAACGCGGGGGTGCCGTGACCATGAGGCCGGCGGGGCTCGCCAGCGCGAGGACCGGGCGGACCTCGGCGGTCAGGGCGTGGGAGGCGCGGTCGGCGTCGGCGCGCAGGCGGCGCAGCAGCGGCTCGGCGTCGTGGCGGCCGACGGTGACCAGCGGGTCGTCCACCCTGACCCGCTGCTTGCGGGCGTAGAGGGCGTGTACGGCGAAGAGGCCGCCGGGGCCGATCAGCAGGTGGTGGACACGGTCGCCGCCGGGGAGCGGGAGGGAGTGCAGGGTGTGCCAGCCGGCGCCCTCCATCCGGTCCAGGGCCTCGCCGACGGTCTGCTCGGCGGCCAGGGCGTGCCGGCGCGGGTCGGGGCGGAACCGGTGGGCGGGGCCGGGGTCCCGGTCAAGGGCGACGAGCAGGGCCTCGCCGGGGCGGTTGGGCGCGAGGTCGTCGTCCGGGTGGAGGGTGAGCCGCGCCATCTCCGCGGGTGTGGGGACGGGCGGCGGGCCCACGGCCACCGGCCCGGCCAGGAACGGTTTCAGGGCTTCGAGTACGGCCTCCCGGTGGTCCTCGCCGAGCAGGTTGACCCGGCCGGACTCCGGGTCGTACCAGGCGACGTTGCTTCCGTCCCGGCGGCAGACGTACAGCCGTTCGCGGCCGTGCCGCCAGGTCGGCACCACGCGTAGTGCGCTCATGCGCCATCACCCCTCGACCATGGGAACAGGCGGGGCGCTCCCTGGGCAAGAACCCGGCCAAGAACCCGGCTACCGTGGAACGCGCCCGGTGAAACGGGGCGAAACGAGGCCGCCTGGAGGCGCGGCGTACCGGCGGGCCGGCGCGCGGACCGCTCTGCTGCCGGGAAAACCGGCCGAGTAGCCTCTTCCGGAGTACCGCCTGCGGTGCGCAAAAAGGACTTCCGTACGAATAATGTGTACGGGCCGTTCTGCCCTCCCCTCAGCTCAGGAGCCCCGTGCCAGCCCGTCGCCCCGCGCGTACCGCCCTCGCCGCGGCCGCCGTCGCGTTGCTCTCGGCTACGGCTGTGGCCTGTGGGGACTCGGGGGGCCTCCAGTCTGCGGGGGCCACGCCGACCGCCGTCAGTCCGGCCAAGCTGTGGCCGGACCTGCGCCCCGCGTCCAGCCCGGCCTGGCCGTACGACGAGGCGGAGCGGGAGGTCGTCAAGGGAATCCGCGTGCCCGGGGACGACATCCGGAAGGTGGCCCCGGTGGACGTCGTACGGGCGGAGATCTCGGCGCATCCGGACGACTACGGGTCGAAGGGGGCGTACCACGCGACGGTGGACCGGGTGAAGGAGTGCGAGCCGGGCGGGGACCGGGCGCGGTGCCCGGTGCTGAAGGCGTACTACCGCGATCTGACCGGTGACGGCCGGGACGAACTGGCGCTCGGTTTCCGGCTGTACCCGACCAACCAGACGGCGGTGCGGATCTACACGGTCGAGAAGCACCGGCTGGTGCAGGTGCTGGCCGACAACGACGCGATCATCGGGGTGGAGCTGGCCGGGCGCGCGGTGATCGTGCGCTCCCCGGCGGGGATCACCGGCTACGAGTACCGCACCAGCTGGGCGTGGGACCCCGAGCAGCGGGCGATGGTGTTCTCCCGCGACGAGTTCCTGCGCACGGGCGGCGGCCGGCACACACGCAGGCCGTCGGCGTCCCCGTCACCGTCGTTGACGCCTTCGCCGTCCCTCACCCCCTCGTCGGCGGTTACGCCCTCGTCGGGTACGACCGCGTCGGCGGGCGAGTGATGGGGCTCGCGCTGCCCCGGTGGGCGGGGACGCTCGCCGTGAAGTCGGCCGCGTTCATCACGGTGATGTGCTGTGCGCTGGCCGCGCTGCTCGGTGTCCTGGTGCATGTCTCGGTGACCGACCAGACCGTGAGTCAGGCCCGTGACCAGGCGCTGAGCCGGCTGGCGGATGCCACGGACGCCTATCAGGCGGGGGACGCCCTGCGACCGGGCGCCGGGGTGGACCCGCCGGGGCTGCCCGCGCCGCTGCGGAGGCTGGCGGTGTCCGGGAAGCGCGCCACGATGGTCTCCTCGCAGGACGGGCGCCCCACGATGTGGGCGGCCGGGCCGGCCGACGGGCACCGGGCGCTCGCCGTGCGGGTCGACTACGGGCAGCAGTCCCGCACGATCGAGGGGCTGGACACGTCGATCCTTTGGTCCTCCGTGCTGGCCATCGGGGTGACGGTGCTGGTCGGGTTGTTCGCGGTGACCCGGGTGACGAGGAGGCTGCACGGCACGGCGCGGGTGGCCCGGCGGATCAGCGCGGGGGACCTGGACGCCCGGGTGAACGACCCGCGGACCCGGGACCCTTCGCGGCCGCAGGACGAGGTGGCCTCGGTGGCGGCGGCGCTGGACGGCATGGCGGCGTCGCTGCAGGGCAAGCTGCTGAGCGAGCAGCGGTTCACGGCGGACGTGGCGCATGAGCTGCGTACGCCGCTGACGGGGCTGCACGCGGCGGCCGAGCTGCTGCCTCCCGGCCGGCCTACGGAGCTGGTCCGGGACCGGGTGGCGGCGCTGCGCACGCTCACCGAGGACCTGCTGGAGATCTCCCGGCTGGACACCGGCCGTGAGACGCCGGCGGTGGACACCGAGGAGCTGGGTGCGCTGGCGGCGCGGGTGGTGCGGGCGTCGGGGACCGACACCGACGTGCGGGTGGTGCGGGACGCCCGGGTGGAGACCGACCGGCGGCGGCTGGAGCGGGTGCTGGGGAATCTGGTGGCCAACGCGCACAAGCACGGGCGGGGGCCGGTGGTGGTCACGGTGGAGGGGCCACGGGTGACGGTGCGGGACCACGGGGAGGGGTATCCGGAGTACCTGGTGGTGCATGGTCCCCAGCGCTTCCGGACGGAGGGGG
Coding sequences within it:
- a CDS encoding Ku protein, with the translated sequence MGPPENNGRIRYRKVCELEDREVTQAEIGKAYEDADGSMIPITDEDLSHLPIPTARTIEIVAFVPADRIDPLQMGAAYYLAASGAPAAKPYTLLREALKRSNKVAIAKYALRGRERLGMLRVVGEAIAMHGLLWPDEVRAPEGVAPDADVTVRDKELDLADALMDTLGEVDLTELHDEYREALEEVIAAKAAGEAPPESPAPATGGKVLDLMAALENSVRAARESRGGAEPEHEQPEPEEGAEVRRLHAGRSAAKETARKKAAPAARAKKTAAKPERGAKKTAARSSSSMSTAKSTGGSTAKPAAKSTAKSAAKATPTAKAAAKKTAAKKTTSSRKRSA
- a CDS encoding tyrosine-type recombinase/integrase, which translates into the protein MRAFPVRMPSGAAYWTVVDADVQVVNEADRYLRGLRLGKDRAESTTKAYAGAIALFLRWCTATGRDWRTAARDLSSFILWLKWQPAGAEGQATVVPGPGGKPARDARRINGVLTAVRGFLAHAVTEREVPGWVLEQLYQLGDSLDLPLQAQSEDGRLRYRLQAQHRLPEAEKAVDRASDAEIVAMFRACRSARDRLLILLLSRVGLRRGQAAGLRRGDAHLLVDSTTLGCRLEGAHLHVVRRQNPNNAWSKSRRPVALPVDFLVVQAFDHYVLERHDRLGPEGSDFLLVNLFREPLGSPITPDAIGETVEALARRAGLDRKVTPHMMRHAFASNVADSGGSLDEIQSLLGHKHPDSARPYLHPAQSRLREAISRVPSPRDLGKESGR
- a CDS encoding site-specific integrase, which gives rise to MTLSVVRTQPLGQEVGEDGAAALWAAVDLEFLALFDWSPETGVLFFPADHPLLGTPLCRVKGCVQTSVTRHLCSGCRFRWRQAGKPPLEEFADMDRGYWRQVGVEDCSVSGCRRPFSSWRRPLCSTHLAQLKRRGVTLEEFLALDDVVALPAFGPCEVAACHRYRDGVSPYCHAHRERWRNAVARGRSTEDEELWRRTTAPVSANHEVSLRGLPDRVVAEILYGVQARTREGIHTTQFLLRNLTNRLRELQLPSLTAVDPAHVSRGTRGLCGSLVTLVGRFGLTPEGERGKDVWNGAAFGHSGHLRFTAIHQSWLRTAAKEWALFSLPQRRGNVMSSIQDILNAFALLSESLRLQREDHGDDIRALSRRDITAFTNRLAFLHHSGEISVHRRVVVVRYVRAHLARMRSLGLTRPGQPLHGLPDDFAILAEDVPDDPEDAEAGKDLPAEIMRQICEQLPSLVGQARNGNENRVAVELLIDTGRRPQEICQLRWDCLKQDADGQHVLIYDNYKANRHGRRLPISQATAGVITRQQELVRADFPSTPTDRLVLLPTRVASPHGLKPITPGWLSGRHREWVRSLPEFLVHTRVEMDGLPVTKMVPFDKSKIFLYAYRHTYCQRHADAGVAVDVLRALMDHRRLDTTQAYYRVTEERRREAVDRVTEMQFDRHGKRIWRQAKALLDSEHARRAVGEVAVPYGVCTEPSNVAAGGHDCPVRFRCVGCGHFRTDVSYLPDLEAYLADLLRNRERIAAALDADDWAKAEAMPSDEEISRVRRLIKRVKEGLDDLDASQRAEVEEAVSVVRRGRQSVLLGMPRVRQPLPDLRPEGQL
- a CDS encoding DUF6262 family protein, coding for MAEGRRGDSARRRQRVENAIRAAVKDGGEITASSIARTAGVDRSFLYRHRDLLQLVHTAATAPSSSQGPAQVSRASLQADLANALERTARLTARVRQLENRLSQQLGEKAWRDSGLGAPTDIDNLQRQVTTLEQRVVDLQGQLEDRAEELQAARAANRELTRTLNQNHH
- a CDS encoding Ku protein; the encoded protein is MARAVWSGALSFGLVALPVQLFTATESHTIRFNQLQRGTSDRVRNKRVNERTGEEVPMEEIVKGFDIGDEYVVVEPGELDEIAPGQSKSMEITGFVDLDQVEPVFFDKTYYLAPKGKEYAKVYALLHSALAQANKVGIATVVMRNHEYLVAVKAEGDVLAMHTMHWADEVRDPHREIGSLPEETQVADKELQTAVQLVEAMSIDWNPEEYHDTYQEKVLQLVEAKRTGQTVEKGESAPRSTNVIDLMDALRASVEQAETTREGGGKGPQKATSTSPPTPLKTAAERRAGRSAGKAAQSSKVSELEGMSKAELYQRASEADIPGRSSMTRGELLKALSGKKGRRTARAS
- the ligD gene encoding non-homologous end-joining DNA ligase, producing MMPITEVEGRRVPLSNLEKVLYPATGFTKGELLHYYATTAPVLLPHLRDRALSFLRYPDGPDGQLFFAKNVPPGTPEWVMTAEVPRSEGPARMVVVRDLASLVWAANLVTEFHTHQWLVRSPDEADRLVFDLDPGAPATIVQCCEVALWLRERLAADGIEAYAKTAGSKGLHLLAAVRGGSSEETSEYAKALAMEAERAMPRLVVHRMTKSLRPGKVFVDWSQNAARKTTAAPYTVRARRTPLVSAPVTWEEVADCGAPAQLEFVAEDLAPRIQDYGDLLAPLLDPKGAARLP
- a CDS encoding nuclease-related domain-containing protein, which translates into the protein MSALRVVPTWRHGRERLYVCRRDGSNVAWYDPESGRVNLLGEDHREAVLEALKPFLAGPVAVGPPPVPTPAEMARLTLHPDDDLAPNRPGEALLVALDRDPGPAHRFRPDPRRHALAAEQTVGEALDRMEGAGWHTLHSLPLPGGDRVHHLLIGPGGLFAVHALYARKQRVRVDDPLVTVGRHDAEPLLRRLRADADRASHALTAEVRPVLALASPAGLMVTAPPRSLHVLRDTELPGLTGLGAVLKPADVEALHAMARDRNTWA
- a CDS encoding HAMP domain-containing sensor histidine kinase translates to MGLALPRWAGTLAVKSAAFITVMCCALAALLGVLVHVSVTDQTVSQARDQALSRLADATDAYQAGDALRPGAGVDPPGLPAPLRRLAVSGKRATMVSSQDGRPTMWAAGPADGHRALAVRVDYGQQSRTIEGLDTSILWSSVLAIGVTVLVGLFAVTRVTRRLHGTARVARRISAGDLDARVNDPRTRDPSRPQDEVASVAAALDGMAASLQGKLLSEQRFTADVAHELRTPLTGLHAAAELLPPGRPTELVRDRVAALRTLTEDLLEISRLDTGRETPAVDTEELGALAARVVRASGTDTDVRVVRDARVETDRRRLERVLGNLVANAHKHGRGPVVVTVEGPRVTVRDHGEGYPEYLVVHGPQRFRTEGGARGHGLGLTIAVGQAEVLGARLCFSNAADGGAVASLTLPTPPPQTVRT